TCTTCTTTCTTTATTACCGCAATTTGGACATTCAACTTCGTTTTTGCTTGTTTGCTTCATGTAATGCCTGCATTTTGTGCACATGGCCTTTAAAACACCAAGCTCATCCTCGGCTGTAGTAAGGTCTACATTGTCTATGCCTATTATTTTGGTCACCTTTGCCTCAATAAGATCTCCTATTCTGAACTCATCGGTTAATTTGGCTACGTAACCTTTTTGGGCCTGTGATATGTGTATTCCTCCTGAAAAGGATGTTACAAGACCTCTGCTATTATCCTTAATACTATCCAATTTAATGAGGGCTCTCTGACCCCTTACATCAGATACCTGCCCAACAACAACCACTCCATTTCTAAGCATAGATGGAGAACTTGTTTTTGGTATTATGGATATTTTCTTGTTTTTATTATCTACTGATACTGTTCCTGCCACAAGGGATCTTATCTTCCCCTCTTCTTCATAGGTCCATTCTGATGGAACAAACTCCTCAGTTACTCCTAAAGCATCCCCCGGCAAAACAAAATCTCCAGATTTGGTTTTCATATATTCACCTCAACTAAAATAAGTGCATAAATTATCCTTGAATTTTGAAATCTACATTTCCATGTGTATAAATGAAATTCATTTTAACTACGATTTGTTGTAGTGACTTACTATTTACCCTTCATATTTATATAACTATATAAGATTTGAATTTTTAAACTCCATTATATTTATGGTTTCTTATTTTATCTTATCTTGTATATTTAATTTCATCTATTTCATAATCTTCCCACTTTCTCCTTTTAAATAATATTTCAAGTTCCTGAGGAGTTAATAATGGTTTTTTATACATTTTTGAATCATCAATAGCAATTCTAGGACAAGCCGTCATTACAAATGCATCCAGTTCAGTGAATGGTAGGAGTAAGTTGGGTGATACATCATCAAGGAACAATATGAATCCTTCTTTACCCTCTTCTTTTATCATATTCTTCAAATTCTTTGCAAGCTCCAATCTTGATTGACCTCTTTTTGATGAAACAATTATTCCAAATCTTTCTGCTTCAATTGCCTTTGCTATCCTCGCAGAACGTATCCTCAAGATTCTATCTGCAAATTCATCTATTTC
This sequence is a window from Methanobacterium sp. SMA-27. Protein-coding genes within it:
- a CDS encoding exosome complex RNA-binding protein Csl4; its protein translation is MKTKSGDFVLPGDALGVTEEFVPSEWTYEEEGKIRSLVAGTVSVDNKNKKISIIPKTSSPSMLRNGVVVVGQVSDVRGQRALIKLDSIKDNSRGLVTSFSGGIHISQAQKGYVAKLTDEFRIGDLIEAKVTKIIGIDNVDLTTAEDELGVLKAMCTKCRHYMKQTSKNEVECPNCGNKERRNLSSKYEG